The Heterodontus francisci isolate sHetFra1 unplaced genomic scaffold, sHetFra1.hap1 HAP1_SCAFFOLD_752, whole genome shotgun sequence genome includes a window with the following:
- the LOC137364381 gene encoding sesquipedalian-1-like, whose protein sequence is MKLNEWAAMSYALGPASPDREGPLWKKGELNPSYHRRWFVLRGNLLFYFERRADREPQGLILLEGCSVEVCESSAEGFAFALVFQRAPGMRLYKLLAEDLAGQEGWIRALTHASLGYIRMLVRDLEGQFEELYRAGAGPRPQRNTVLGVFPEPPSPTGSTDPRAAKCQSMVALPTPSPPGKSIRRSPKLWPKRQHACPAAQPGDAQGVAVPAPEDFLTLHMRYRVAVEQARRDWRQRWAGDLQTEPAIGPLIDLS, encoded by the coding sequence ATGAAGCTGAACGAGTGGGCGGCAATGAGCTACGCCCTTGGTCCCGCGTCCCCGGACCGTGAGGGCCCCCTGTGGAAGAAGGGGGAGCTGAACCCCTCCTACCACCGCCGCTGGTTCGTGCTGCGGGGGAACCTGCTCTTCTACTTCGAGCGCCGGGCTGACCGCGAGCCGCAGGGCCTCATCCTGCTGGAGGGCTGCTCCGTGGAAGTGTGCGAGTCCTCGGCCGAGGGCTTCGCCTTCGCCCTCGTCTTCCAGCGGGCGCCCGGGATGCGCCTGTACAAGCTGCTGGCCGAGGACCTGGCCGGGCAGGAGGGCTGGATCCGGGCCCTGACCCACGCCAGCCTGGGCTACATCCGCATGCTGGTGAGGGACCTGGAGGGGCAGTTCGAGGAGCTGTACCGGGCGGGCGCCGGACCCCGCCCGCAGAGGAACACGGTGCTGGGGGTCTTCCCagagcccccctcccccaccggctCCACCGACCCGCGGGCCGCCAAGTGCCAGAGCATGGTGGCACTACCCACCCCCTCTCCGCCCGGGAAAAGCATTCGTCGCTCCCCCAAGCTCTGGCCCAAGAGACAACATGCCTGCCcggccgcccagcctggggatgccCAGGGAGTGGCAGTCCCAGCTCCTGAGGACTTCCTGACCCTCCATATGCGCTACAGGGTGGCAGTGGAACAAGCACGACGAGACTGGCGACAGAGGTGGGCAGGGGATCTGCAGACCGAGCCTGCGATCGGCCCGCTGATTGACTTAAGCTGA